In Candidatus Contubernalis alkalaceticus, the following proteins share a genomic window:
- a CDS encoding NifB/NifX family molybdenum-iron cluster-binding protein: protein MAEIAISSSGEKVESPVVQNFGRAPYFALLDESGEFNVYANPGLDAMGGAGVKAAQSVVNAGVKTVITGKVGPRAEDVLKEAEIQVFVCEDSISVKDAFEFYKNGKLQRLF, encoded by the coding sequence ATGGCCGAAATTGCAATATCCAGCAGTGGAGAAAAAGTAGAATCCCCAGTGGTTCAAAACTTTGGAAGAGCTCCTTACTTTGCTCTTCTTGATGAATCGGGAGAATTTAATGTTTATGCAAATCCCGGATTAGATGCTATGGGAGGAGCAGGGGTTAAGGCAGCTCAATCTGTTGTCAACGCCGGCGTAAAAACTGTAATAACTGGAAAAGTTGGACCTCGGGCGGAAGATGTTTTAAAAGAAGCAGAGATTCAGGTTTTTGTATGCGAAGATTCAATATCGGTTAAGGATGCTTTTGAATTTTATAAAAATGGAAAACTGCAGAGGCTTTTTTAG
- a CDS encoding permease gives MLIYSFLIIGLAVSIYKDRGKTKKAVFIGSRIFIKMLPSLLLIVGLVGLILVFIPPDTIGRYMGTEAGFSGTLLAAVFGAITFIPSIVSIPLAGSLALVGFMAAIFLFIHFLYPPQSVEVYSISLNYLKEMALIIPPVFILMGLFEVWVPKTFIQKYMGKEAGFKGAALAFVFGTIPTGPVYIAFPIAAGMLKKGARIMNINIFLGTWAAAKLPQLLIELKFLGPAFTALRFALTVISVVIIGFLVETLMLKKENQERCATEKG, from the coding sequence GTGCTTATTTATTCATTTTTAATTATTGGGCTGGCTGTTTCTATATACAAGGATAGAGGCAAAACAAAAAAGGCTGTATTTATAGGTTCCCGTATATTTATCAAGATGCTCCCCAGCTTGCTTCTCATCGTGGGCTTAGTAGGGCTCATCTTGGTGTTTATTCCTCCGGACACTATTGGACGCTATATGGGAACAGAAGCCGGTTTTTCGGGCACTTTGCTGGCAGCAGTATTTGGAGCAATTACCTTTATTCCCTCTATTGTATCTATCCCCCTGGCAGGTTCACTTGCTCTTGTGGGATTCATGGCCGCCATATTTCTTTTCATACATTTTCTGTATCCTCCCCAGTCTGTAGAAGTCTATTCTATATCTTTAAATTACCTGAAGGAAATGGCTCTAATCATTCCACCGGTGTTCATTTTAATGGGACTGTTTGAGGTGTGGGTTCCGAAAACCTTTATACAGAAATATATGGGTAAAGAGGCAGGTTTTAAAGGGGCGGCCCTTGCCTTTGTGTTCGGCACTATCCCCACGGGCCCCGTTTATATTGCTTTCCCCATAGCTGCCGGTATGTTAAAAAAAGGAGCCCGTATAATGAATATTAATATATTCCTTGGAACCTGGGCCGCTGCTAAACTGCCTCAACTTTTAATTGAACTAAAGTTTTTGGGTCCGGCTTTCACAGCTCTTCGCTTTGCCCTGACAGTAATTTCTGTAGTAATTATCGGTTTTCTGGTTGAAACCCTGATGTTAAAGAAGGAAAATCAAGAACGGTGTGCCACGGAGAAAGGATAA
- a CDS encoding GTP-binding protein, with protein sequence MKLVTFSGPPSSGKTSVIVNVAKSYQQEKKSVGVVKLDCLTTNDNLIFEKAGIKVKVGLSGNLCPDHFFISNIEDCVSWGKINKFNILFSESAGLCNRCSPHIEGVTAVCVIDNLMGINTPQKIGPMLKRADIVVITKYDIVSQAEKEVFAFRVRQANPKAVIIHVNGITGQGAAELGKLLIKAEEIDSLIGMKLRFSMPAALCSYCLGEVRIGKDFQMGNVRKINLK encoded by the coding sequence ATGAAACTGGTGACATTCTCCGGGCCTCCGTCATCGGGAAAGACCTCAGTAATAGTAAATGTGGCGAAGTCTTATCAACAGGAGAAAAAGTCCGTAGGAGTTGTGAAGCTTGACTGTTTGACCACCAACGATAACCTTATTTTCGAGAAAGCTGGAATCAAGGTGAAAGTGGGGCTGTCTGGAAATTTATGTCCCGACCATTTTTTCATCAGCAACATTGAAGACTGCGTCAGCTGGGGAAAAATTAACAAATTTAACATACTGTTTAGTGAAAGCGCAGGTTTATGCAACAGGTGCTCTCCCCATATAGAAGGAGTCACGGCAGTATGTGTTATTGATAATCTAATGGGAATAAATACGCCACAAAAAATAGGGCCCATGTTAAAACGGGCAGATATAGTGGTCATTACAAAATATGATATTGTATCTCAGGCGGAAAAAGAGGTTTTTGCCTTCAGAGTCAGACAGGCTAACCCCAAGGCTGTAATTATTCATGTTAATGGGATTACAGGACAGGGAGCAGCTGAGCTGGGTAAACTGTTAATAAAAGCTGAAGAAATTGACAGCCTTATTGGAATGAAATTAAGATTTTCAATGCCTGCAGCTCTCTGTTCATACTGCCTGGGAGAGGTGAGAATAGGGAAGGATTTTCAGATGGGAAATGTTCGTAAAATTAATTTGAAGTAA
- a CDS encoding NifB/NifX family molybdenum-iron cluster-binding protein: protein MKIAIATDGNSVAQHFGRCEQYTLVSIEDGEEIGRENVLSPEHQPGILPLFLSAYNITHIAAGGMGPKAQELFVEKNIQVMVGVSGILENVIEDFIQGSLTIGESLCEHGPDHVCDHE, encoded by the coding sequence TTGAAAATTGCTATTGCAACTGATGGAAACAGTGTGGCTCAGCATTTTGGACGGTGTGAACAATACACCTTAGTAAGTATTGAAGATGGTGAAGAAATTGGGCGGGAAAATGTTTTAAGTCCTGAACATCAGCCGGGAATTTTACCTTTATTTTTGTCAGCATATAACATTACTCATATTGCCGCCGGTGGAATGGGACCAAAAGCTCAGGAGTTATTTGTAGAGAAAAATATACAAGTTATGGTTGGTGTTTCCGGGATATTGGAAAATGTTATAGAGGACTTTATTCAAGGGAGCTTAACAATCGGAGAAAGTCTATGTGAGCATGGCCCTGACCATGTTTGCGACCACGAATAA
- a CDS encoding multiheme c-type cytochrome encodes MLQKRLVYITLFTIFFIAVGAVSVIAENQNPESCVNCHEGAARDWERGSKSEFMLCVDCHGEAHTGPGDAHLVEVPTPKDCAVCHPQEVERFEEGKHAFAWEAMLAVPTFQDMPKAATDKGCVLCHQIGYEWDDGSRGRCDSCHSRHVFSAEEAREPESCGHCHTGDHPQYEMWQSSKHGMIYAIEQDPERAPTCVTCHMPEGDHFVMTAWGFLGVRGEEPYAEWEADREKILYALNEMGPARAPEVMRETMGEWEELRAEMIDICSQCHATSYAQRDLEKSDALLREADRVNAQIVDLTNQFYEEGLIDERTRFNTFRDATANRFATYMGAFHNSPLYAWDKGFLALTSDMVYLRDDLIQEKKLDIFGGKIKQSLFLGGTALVIAVAGLLAFTVVTVKRKKKEEGSSNEKEKHDDN; translated from the coding sequence TTGTTGCAAAAAAGACTAGTATACATAACTTTATTCACTATATTCTTTATAGCTGTGGGAGCAGTTTCTGTAATTGCTGAAAATCAAAATCCGGAAAGCTGTGTTAACTGTCATGAAGGTGCGGCCAGGGACTGGGAACGGGGCTCCAAATCGGAGTTCATGTTATGTGTTGACTGCCATGGTGAGGCTCATACCGGACCGGGCGATGCACACCTGGTTGAGGTTCCCACACCCAAGGATTGCGCCGTTTGTCATCCTCAAGAAGTAGAACGTTTTGAAGAAGGAAAGCATGCATTTGCCTGGGAGGCCATGTTAGCCGTTCCAACTTTTCAGGATATGCCCAAGGCGGCCACTGACAAGGGTTGTGTTTTATGCCATCAGATTGGATATGAATGGGATGACGGAAGCCGGGGCAGATGTGATTCCTGCCACAGCAGACATGTATTCTCAGCAGAGGAAGCCCGGGAGCCGGAGTCCTGTGGACACTGTCACACGGGAGATCACCCACAGTATGAAATGTGGCAGAGTTCTAAACACGGTATGATATATGCCATAGAACAAGATCCAGAACGTGCCCCTACTTGTGTTACCTGTCATATGCCGGAAGGAGACCATTTTGTAATGACTGCCTGGGGTTTTCTGGGTGTCCGGGGGGAAGAACCTTACGCAGAATGGGAAGCCGACAGGGAAAAAATTCTTTATGCTCTAAATGAGATGGGACCCGCCAGGGCCCCTGAGGTAATGCGGGAAACGATGGGAGAATGGGAAGAATTAAGGGCGGAAATGATTGATATCTGCAGTCAGTGTCATGCAACCAGCTATGCCCAAAGGGATTTAGAAAAGAGTGATGCCCTATTAAGGGAAGCCGACAGGGTAAATGCCCAAATTGTTGATTTAACTAACCAGTTTTATGAAGAAGGGCTAATTGATGAGCGAACCCGGTTCAATACTTTTAGGGATGCTACGGCAAACCGCTTTGCCACTTATATGGGGGCATTCCATAACTCTCCACTCTATGCCTGGGATAAAGGGTTTTTGGCATTAACTTCAGATATGGTTTACCTGCGGGATGATTTGATACAAGAAAAGAAGCTGGACATTTTTGGCGGAAAAATCAAGCAGTCCTTATTCTTAGGGGGGACAGCACTGGTTATTGCCGTTGCAGGATTGCTGGCCTTCACTGTGGTGACAGTGAAAAGAAAGAAAAAAGAAGAAGGAAGCAGTAATGAGAAGGAAAAGCATGATGATAATTAA
- a CDS encoding ATP-binding cassette domain-containing protein: MDYKNFKITYLLDHYPFVKKFFEVTGLPLNRAEVSFKEYVKRLEPAFLEDLGMEKQEIIEKFDYFMMHMQTLKEGKPFSVSSITVLGGHDKEGNPECYDITLKKGEIFCIVGPTGSGKSRLLADIEWMAQGDTPTGRGILINGSVPDSEWRFSLEHKLVAQLSQNMNFVMDMTVYDFIKIHAESRMVTQLEEKVEEIITQANMLAGEEFYPDTPVTFLSGGQSRSLMIADTAFLSTSPIVLIDEIENAGIDRKKALELLIGNEKIVLIATHDPILALMGDKRLVLKNGAIHKVIETSAKEREQSMKLQKLDETLLQYRNLLRRGEMIEEVKI; this comes from the coding sequence ATGGATTATAAAAATTTTAAAATTACCTATTTATTGGATCATTATCCCTTTGTAAAGAAATTTTTTGAGGTTACCGGACTACCGCTAAACAGGGCAGAGGTATCCTTTAAAGAGTATGTAAAAAGATTGGAGCCGGCTTTTTTAGAAGACCTGGGCATGGAAAAACAAGAGATAATAGAAAAATTTGACTATTTCATGATGCATATGCAGACTTTAAAAGAAGGCAAACCCTTCTCAGTTTCTTCTATTACCGTGCTTGGCGGCCACGATAAGGAAGGTAACCCGGAATGTTATGATATAACCTTGAAAAAGGGAGAGATATTTTGTATCGTTGGGCCAACTGGATCAGGAAAAAGCAGGCTTCTAGCAGACATTGAGTGGATGGCCCAGGGAGATACTCCTACGGGCAGGGGAATTCTGATTAATGGCAGCGTTCCAGATAGTGAGTGGAGATTTTCTCTGGAGCATAAGCTTGTTGCCCAGCTTTCCCAGAATATGAACTTTGTTATGGATATGACTGTATATGATTTTATTAAAATACACGCGGAAAGTCGAATGGTGACACAATTGGAGGAGAAGGTTGAAGAAATAATTACCCAGGCTAATATGCTGGCAGGGGAAGAATTCTATCCCGATACACCAGTTACCTTTCTCAGTGGTGGTCAATCCAGGTCTTTAATGATTGCAGACACTGCTTTCTTAAGTACTTCCCCTATTGTTTTAATAGATGAAATAGAAAATGCCGGAATAGATAGGAAAAAAGCTCTTGAGCTGCTGATAGGCAACGAAAAGATTGTTTTAATTGCTACCCATGATCCTATTTTAGCATTGATGGGGGACAAAAGACTGGTTCTAAAAAATGGAGCAATTCACAAGGTAATAGAAACATCGGCCAAAGAAAGAGAACAGTCAATGAAGCTCCAAAAGTTGGATGAGACATTGTTACAGTATCGAAACCTGCTGCGCCGGGGAGAAATGATAGAGGAAGTAAAAATATAG
- a CDS encoding ABC transporter substrate-binding protein yields MLKKKCFLLIMAVLSILLILGCNNDAVKEEAQEDDPEIEQIEAEADEEPRIITDHLQREVEIPEDPQRILALTRNFMEELFELGVTPVGKVEEYNNRLEGTALPSVSNQTTPNIEAIYELAPDLIFANTRQHGEIIDALEGTGAAVVFIDPGMVQEDPLVDRIKFMSEILNRQEEAEAYIAHLDQVSEELRDKISDCSFEKGLILDSGDKISAAQPTGFFGALLYRLGIENIVPAGLPGSGQSTWVDFDAETIIKEDPDLIMLRAASNDENEHKQLLENFLNNTAWQGLKAVEENKVFVLSTKISPGNISNEEALRMTVEIICPEGN; encoded by the coding sequence ATGTTAAAGAAAAAATGCTTTTTACTTATAATGGCAGTGCTGTCTATATTACTTATTTTGGGCTGCAATAACGATGCAGTGAAGGAGGAAGCCCAGGAAGATGACCCGGAAATAGAGCAAATAGAAGCAGAGGCAGATGAAGAACCAAGAATCATAACGGATCATTTACAAAGGGAAGTTGAGATTCCCGAGGATCCTCAGAGAATATTAGCTCTTACAAGAAATTTTATGGAGGAGTTGTTTGAACTGGGGGTAACCCCTGTGGGTAAAGTGGAGGAGTATAATAACCGGCTTGAGGGAACAGCTCTTCCCAGTGTTTCCAACCAGACAACACCCAACATTGAAGCGATATATGAATTGGCACCGGATTTAATATTTGCCAATACACGTCAGCATGGCGAAATTATTGATGCTTTGGAAGGAACTGGTGCGGCAGTAGTTTTCATTGACCCCGGAATGGTTCAGGAGGACCCACTGGTAGATAGAATAAAATTTATGAGTGAAATTTTAAACAGGCAGGAAGAAGCTGAAGCATACATAGCACATTTAGACCAGGTATCGGAGGAGCTGCGGGATAAAATCTCTGACTGCTCTTTTGAAAAAGGTTTAATTCTTGACTCTGGAGACAAGATTTCCGCAGCGCAGCCTACCGGTTTCTTTGGTGCTTTACTATATCGTCTGGGGATAGAAAACATTGTTCCCGCAGGGCTGCCGGGGTCAGGTCAATCAACTTGGGTAGATTTTGATGCAGAAACCATAATTAAAGAAGATCCAGACCTTATTATGCTTCGGGCTGCCAGTAATGATGAGAATGAGCATAAGCAATTATTAGAGAATTTTTTAAATAATACTGCATGGCAGGGCTTAAAAGCAGTAGAGGAAAACAAGGTTTTTGTTCTTTCTACAAAGATTAGTCCAGGAAATATAAGTAATGAAGAGGCTTTAAGGATGACTGTTGAGATAATATGTCCTGAAGGGAACTAA
- a CDS encoding DUF134 domain-containing protein yields MPRPTKWRHVQFMPKYGYFKPAGVPLKDLEEVILHVEELEAIRLKDKEGLEQEACAEKMNVSRPTFQRILSSARGKLAEALTQGKAIKIEGGNFKLASRHIFCKSCDFQWQAPFGSGDRARDMSCPRCSKRSVSREDNSLK; encoded by the coding sequence ATGCCAAGGCCGACTAAGTGGAGACATGTCCAGTTCATGCCGAAATACGGTTATTTCAAGCCGGCCGGAGTTCCCCTAAAAGATTTGGAAGAAGTTATTCTTCATGTGGAGGAACTAGAAGCTATTCGTTTGAAGGATAAGGAAGGCTTGGAGCAGGAAGCCTGTGCGGAAAAAATGAATGTTTCCCGGCCTACCTTCCAGAGGATATTGAGTTCGGCCCGGGGCAAGTTGGCCGAAGCCTTGACCCAAGGGAAAGCTATTAAAATTGAGGGAGGTAACTTTAAACTTGCCAGCCGACATATCTTTTGTAAAAGCTGTGATTTTCAGTGGCAGGCTCCTTTTGGAAGTGGAGATAGGGCCCGGGATATGTCCTGTCCCCGGTGCAGTAAAAGATCAGTTTCTCGGGAAGATAATAGCTTAAAGTAA
- a CDS encoding TetR/AcrR family transcriptional regulator gives MEKNLKDKKEMVYQGAVEVISREGFHNATVEKIASSAGVAVGTVYNYFLNKNDILDYIFQKEFEKRKSYFLEIKEKDLHPLEKLKSILSMHFEEVKKNKEVFSVILRERGMHIVCHSQGITRFEGLPRFIEEILIEGVNNGDLRSGDLKVISLVIFGAIEGLMSRYLFELEEKGHSTLLDNAAEEIARILWQGLNN, from the coding sequence ATGGAAAAAAACTTGAAAGATAAAAAAGAAATGGTCTATCAAGGTGCTGTAGAGGTGATTTCTCGGGAGGGGTTTCATAATGCTACAGTTGAAAAAATAGCCTCCTCCGCGGGGGTTGCTGTAGGCACAGTTTATAATTATTTTTTGAATAAAAATGACATCCTGGATTATATTTTTCAAAAAGAGTTTGAGAAACGGAAAAGTTATTTTTTAGAAATTAAGGAAAAAGATCTTCATCCCTTAGAAAAATTAAAAAGTATTCTTTCTATGCATTTTGAAGAAGTTAAGAAAAATAAAGAGGTTTTCTCAGTTATTTTGCGGGAAAGAGGTATGCACATAGTCTGCCACTCCCAAGGAATAACCCGTTTTGAAGGTCTGCCCCGTTTTATTGAAGAAATATTAATAGAAGGAGTGAATAACGGGGATCTTCGATCTGGTGATCTTAAAGTGATTTCATTGGTAATATTTGGAGCCATCGAGGGGTTAATGAGCCGCTATCTTTTTGAACTGGAGGAAAAGGGACATTCCACTCTATTGGATAATGCGGCAGAAGAAATTGCCCGGATATTGTGGCAGGGTTTGAATAATTAA
- a CDS encoding FecCD family ABC transporter permease, which translates to MSHLESESQLIVQQRKKVLLIFFFAVTGFVIMFISINIGTLFFDLNQVISVLFGKTADTLAHQIIYNIRLPRILTGTLVGMNLALSGALLQGVLRNPLASPQIIGVNSGAGLAAVIIMIYFPGNITMIPLGAFLGAFLAATLVYCLAAMDVGSSTISIVLAGVAISAFLNAFTSGMMILNGDELEVTFSWLLGGLTGRGWSYFHIILPYSAVGLTAALFLSPRVNLFALGDEVSSSLGLPVKIYRVLVIITAAVLAGSAVSVAGTIGFVGLIAPHMARLLVGNDYRYMLVSSGMLGAVLLLLADTIARTVFQPVELPVGVITAALGAPFFLYLLYRKGGNAKI; encoded by the coding sequence ATGTCACACTTGGAATCTGAAAGTCAGTTGATTGTACAGCAAAGAAAAAAGGTATTGCTTATTTTTTTCTTTGCTGTAACTGGCTTTGTCATAATGTTTATCAGTATAAATATAGGTACACTTTTCTTTGACTTAAATCAGGTAATTTCTGTTTTGTTTGGGAAAACAGCAGATACGCTTGCCCATCAGATTATCTATAACATAAGACTTCCAAGAATATTAACCGGCACACTGGTGGGAATGAATTTAGCCCTTTCCGGGGCTTTGCTGCAGGGGGTTTTGCGGAATCCTCTGGCCTCTCCCCAAATCATCGGGGTAAATTCAGGAGCTGGTTTAGCTGCGGTTATCATCATGATTTACTTTCCAGGGAATATTACCATGATACCTCTGGGGGCTTTTTTAGGTGCTTTCCTGGCTGCCACCCTGGTATATTGTTTAGCTGCCATGGATGTTGGAAGCTCTACCATAAGTATCGTTTTGGCAGGGGTAGCTATTTCGGCTTTTTTAAATGCTTTTACCTCAGGGATGATGATTTTAAACGGCGATGAGTTGGAGGTTACTTTTTCATGGCTGTTGGGAGGGCTAACCGGCAGGGGATGGTCCTATTTTCATATTATACTGCCTTACAGTGCGGTAGGTTTGACGGCTGCCCTTTTTTTAAGCCCCAGGGTAAATTTATTTGCCCTGGGGGATGAGGTCAGCAGCAGCCTTGGCCTGCCTGTTAAAATATACAGGGTTTTAGTAATAATAACTGCTGCCGTTTTAGCAGGGAGTGCAGTAAGTGTTGCGGGCACTATTGGTTTTGTTGGGCTTATTGCACCTCATATGGCCAGGCTCCTGGTGGGAAATGATTACAGATATATGCTGGTTTCCAGTGGTATGCTGGGGGCAGTGCTTTTACTGTTGGCAGATACCATTGCCAGGACCGTTTTTCAACCTGTGGAACTGCCGGTAGGTGTGATTACTGCTGCTTTAGGGGCGCCTTTTTTTCTGTATCTGCTGTATAGAAAGGGGGGTAACGCAAAAATATAA
- a CDS encoding TetR/AcrR family transcriptional regulator, which translates to MVTIKKPNQQKPVRKELILAAARDVFSRKGFKGAATAEIAAQAGVAEGTIFRYFKTKKELLLAVVEPVENAWIDEFLHSATGENGTETLRVFLKNHLGMVRENFDLFKVFFYESQFYPELREKFVENVVLKTLAPVENHLSRMISSGEYREVDVKIASRALYGMLAVFIAWKEILQAEDVCNFDDGEVIENIIDIYLHGVKAKHTE; encoded by the coding sequence ATGGTTACAATCAAAAAACCAAATCAACAAAAACCAGTCCGGAAAGAATTAATACTGGCAGCAGCCAGGGACGTTTTTAGTCGAAAAGGGTTTAAAGGTGCTGCCACGGCGGAGATTGCTGCCCAGGCTGGAGTGGCAGAAGGGACAATTTTTCGATATTTTAAAACAAAAAAAGAACTGCTCCTGGCTGTAGTTGAACCTGTTGAAAATGCCTGGATAGATGAATTTTTGCACAGCGCCACCGGGGAAAATGGCACTGAGACTTTACGAGTTTTTCTGAAAAATCACCTGGGAATGGTAAGAGAAAATTTTGATCTTTTCAAGGTTTTTTTCTATGAATCTCAGTTCTACCCGGAATTGAGGGAAAAATTCGTAGAAAATGTAGTATTAAAGACCCTTGCCCCGGTAGAAAATCATCTGTCCCGAATGATTAGTTCAGGAGAATATCGGGAAGTGGATGTTAAAATAGCCTCCAGGGCTCTGTATGGAATGTTGGCGGTTTTCATTGCCTGGAAAGAAATACTTCAGGCTGAAGATGTTTGTAACTTTGATGACGGTGAGGTTATAGAGAATATTATTGATATTTATCTACATGGCGTGAAAGCAAAGCATACTGAGTAG
- a CDS encoding ABC transporter substrate-binding protein, with the protein MQKDFLGLLPCALKVPFEEKINLFVEDSLKDIHFDYLVEANANKQLDYFDQISAIDDIEDLPDIFMAPGFNGFYYKAFMERFKNTGCFISINHKEINDDLASLSILDPHDDYTITCFNPTVMLVDRSFYVDLPVPESWQDLLEPEFAGKVAIRGHANDDFCEGILLNIFKDYGMSGIQKFGRSFKVGLHPAQMVKMAGRKREDAPAVSAIPYSFAKLVMDSERVTSKRVTIVWPKDGAIVNPVTTLVKKSSVSKLKAVLDFLAGADAGQIYGTARFPSLHPLVHNDLPQGAAFKWLGWDFILENDLEELIDELNIVFKASFQGAAV; encoded by the coding sequence GTGCAAAAAGATTTTTTGGGACTTTTACCCTGTGCTTTAAAAGTTCCCTTTGAGGAAAAAATCAATCTATTTGTTGAGGATAGTTTAAAGGATATACACTTTGATTACCTGGTGGAAGCCAATGCCAACAAGCAGTTAGATTATTTTGATCAAATATCAGCCATTGATGATATAGAAGATTTGCCGGATATATTTATGGCCCCGGGTTTCAATGGTTTTTATTACAAAGCTTTTATGGAACGGTTTAAAAATACGGGATGTTTTATATCAATTAATCATAAGGAAATTAATGATGATCTGGCTTCCTTAAGTATTCTTGACCCCCATGATGATTATACCATTACCTGTTTTAATCCTACGGTGATGTTGGTAGACAGAAGTTTTTATGTGGATCTCCCAGTGCCGGAAAGCTGGCAGGATCTTTTAGAGCCTGAGTTTGCCGGCAAGGTAGCCATAAGAGGCCATGCTAATGACGATTTTTGTGAGGGTATTCTTTTAAATATTTTTAAGGATTACGGTATGTCTGGAATACAAAAATTTGGTCGATCCTTTAAAGTTGGACTCCACCCTGCCCAAATGGTTAAAATGGCCGGGAGAAAGAGAGAAGATGCCCCCGCTGTCAGTGCCATCCCTTATTCCTTTGCAAAGCTGGTAATGGACAGTGAAAGAGTTACTAGTAAAAGGGTTACAATCGTTTGGCCCAAAGACGGAGCAATAGTTAACCCTGTGACTACTTTAGTGAAAAAGTCCAGTGTTTCTAAGTTAAAGGCAGTATTGGATTTTTTAGCTGGAGCAGACGCCGGGCAGATCTATGGAACGGCCCGCTTTCCTTCGCTGCATCCTCTTGTGCATAATGACCTTCCCCAGGGGGCAGCTTTTAAATGGCTGGGTTGGGATTTTATTCTTGAAAATGATTTAGAAGAATTAATTGATGAGCTAAACATTGTGTTTAAAGCCTCTTTTCAGGGGGCAGCAGTATGA
- a CDS encoding DUF5320 domain-containing protein, which yields MPGYNGTGPAGCGPMTGRGTGYCSDFDRDVDRRRNFRSRRRYLMDDDRGICYGIRRRFRDRFFSSPGYYRRYGQQMGYPNREYSEEFPTEADREYHPNPLCHFCRKVLY from the coding sequence ATGCCGGGATATAATGGAACAGGACCAGCTGGCTGCGGCCCAATGACGGGTAGGGGAACAGGATATTGTTCTGATTTTGATAGGGACGTTGACAGGAGAAGAAATTTTAGAAGCAGGAGAAGATATCTAATGGATGATGACAGGGGTATTTGTTATGGAATAAGACGCAGGTTCAGGGATAGATTTTTTTCTTCTCCAGGATATTACAGAAGGTATGGTCAACAAATGGGGTATCCTAACCGTGAATATTCTGAGGAATTCCCCACTGAGGCAGACAGAGAATATCATCCCAATCCCCTTTGCCATTTTTGTAGAAAGGTATTATACTAA
- a CDS encoding ABC transporter ATP-binding protein → MLEIKKLSFSYGKSKVLHNINFNIEKGEIAVLVGPNGSGKSTLLRCIAGLFKASEGEVLLKGKKMQSCSKKWLSREVCFLPQIQMPVRHINVWELVAMGRSPYQSVGWSYSKADKEKIQWAIEFMNLNKLQHKPLDAISGGERQRAWIAMVLAQDTDLILLDEPITFLDIKYQWMLLDMVKDIRNRFGKTFIFVLHDINHALAVGDKTIVLKDGFIHASGCPRKILTSKLLYDVYGINAHICSFAKCSRPVIVPESAS, encoded by the coding sequence ATGCTTGAAATAAAAAAATTAAGTTTTTCTTATGGTAAAAGTAAGGTGTTACATAATATTAATTTCAATATTGAAAAAGGTGAAATAGCTGTTCTTGTAGGGCCCAACGGTTCTGGAAAATCTACACTTCTTCGCTGTATTGCCGGTCTTTTCAAGGCATCGGAGGGGGAAGTATTGTTAAAGGGAAAAAAGATGCAGTCCTGCAGTAAAAAATGGCTTTCCAGAGAGGTCTGTTTTTTACCTCAAATACAAATGCCTGTAAGGCATATCAATGTTTGGGAATTAGTAGCAATGGGAAGGAGCCCTTACCAGTCTGTTGGTTGGAGTTACTCAAAAGCTGATAAGGAAAAAATACAATGGGCCATAGAGTTTATGAATTTAAATAAACTGCAGCATAAACCTCTAGATGCTATTTCAGGGGGAGAAAGACAAAGGGCATGGATCGCTATGGTTCTGGCACAGGATACAGACTTGATTCTATTAGATGAGCCAATTACCTTTTTAGACATTAAATATCAATGGATGCTGCTGGATATGGTTAAAGATATTCGAAACCGGTTTGGTAAAACCTTTATCTTTGTCTTACATGATATTAATCATGCTCTGGCTGTGGGAGATAAGACCATTGTGCTGAAAGATGGATTTATTCATGCCTCAGGATGTCCTCGCAAAATACTAACTTCAAAGCTCTTATATGATGTTTATGGGATAAATGCTCACATTTGTTCTTTTGCAAAATGTTCTAGACCAGTTATCGTGCCTGAAAGTGCAAGTTAA